TATTAATCGAATATAAGTCCGATAAGGTATGTAATCTATGGGGTTATAACCAGAGTAACGCAGGAGCAAAACACAAGCCCAGGAATACTTACCAGCAATGATTGATTTAATTATTTGGTCTACCTGTTCATTATTGATTTTCTTTACATTCTGTGAATTATAAATTTCTTGCTGACGCATAATTTTCCCTGATGATTTTTGATGATGGCAAAGGTGAAAAATTGAATTTATAAAAGGAGGTAGGAGCAGCAAGGGAGAAGCTTTCTCTCCCTTTGTGCTGATGTTTGTCGATGGCTACTAAGAACCAATAGATGCTTCTAAATTTTGTGTGTATCTCTGCACTACATTTTGAATAATGGTCAAACCAACTTCACCTGCTAAAGTCATGATTGATTCTGGGTGAAATTGGACGGCGGCGATGGGTAGTGTTTGATGTTCAATAGCCATGATGACATCATCCTCAGAAACGGCTGTTACTTGGAGTACACTCGGTATTGTTTGGGGTTGGGCAAATAAGGAATGATATCTACCCACGGTGAATGAGACCGGTAAACCTTGAAACAGCACAGAATTAGGTGCGGTAACGGAAATCTTGGCGGTTTTACCATGTTGGGGATAATTAAGTACGCCTAATTCCCCCCCAAAAGCTTCAACAATGCCTTGTAATCCCAAGCAAACGCCAAAAATGGGGATTTGGCGGCGCACAAGGGCTGCAACTATTTCTGGGACGCGGAAGTCGCTAGGTCTACCGGGGCCGGGAGACAATACTACTAAGTCTGGGCGTTCTGTATCAAAGTATGATTCAGCAAAACCATGACGTAGGGTAGTGACGGTTGCGCCTGTGGTGCGGATGTAATTGGCTAGGGTGTGGACAAATGAATCTTCGTAGTCGATGAGGAGGATACGCTTATTCTGGACGATATGAGAAATGCGATCGCTCCCTTTAGTTGACTTTCCTGGAGTATCACGCCCAATAGTGGCAAATAAGGCCGCAGCTTTGGTAATTGTTTCCTGTTCTTCGGCTTGTGGGATGGAGTCATAAAGAACTGTTGCACCCACTCGCACCTCCGCGATGGAGTCCTGTAGACGAATTGTCCGCAAGGTTAAGCCAGTATTCAAGTTACCATTAAAGCCTAAGTAACCCACTGCTCCCCCATACCAACGCCGGGCGCTGCGTTCATGCTGTTCGATAAACTGCATGGCGGCGCGTTTTGGTGCGCCTGTGACTGTCACCGCCCAGGTATGGCTTAAGAAGGCATCTAAGGCATCAAACTCTGGTCTGAGGATACCTTCCACATGGTCTACTGTATGAATTAGGTGGCTGTACAGTTCAATCTGGCGGCGACCAATTACCCTGACTGAACCGGGTTCACAAATCCGCGACTTATCGTTGCGGTCTACGTCAGTACACATGGTTAACTCAGCTTCATCTTTATGGGAGTTGAGTAACTGACGAATTTGTATAGCATCCCCTAAAGCATCTTCCCCCCTAGTAATAGTGCCGCTAATTGGACAGGTTTCCACGCGCCTACCATCAACTCGCACAAACATTTCTGGTGATGCACCTATGAGGTATTCCCCACCCAAATTCAACAGAAAACCATATGGACTAGGATTAATTTGTCTTAAGGTTTGGAATAGTTGAGCGGGTGATTGTTCACAGGCGGTAAAAAAGTTTTGACTAGGAACTACTTCAAACAAGTCACCCCGGCGGAAGTAGTCGAGTGCTTGTTCAACGAGGATGGCATACTCACCTGGTTGATGGTCGGCTGATTGGTTTGGTAGAAGACGTTTACCCCGATAGTCTATGGACTGACCTGTCCTGGGAAGTTGTTCGGTAGTGCCACCTTCTATGGCAAATTCATATTGGAGACGATACGCCTTTTGCAGATAATAGTCTACAACTATGAGTTCATCGGGCAAGTAAAGTACTAAATCCCTTTGGTCTGCGGGACGGGCAATTTGTTGAGGAATGGGTTCAAATTGGAATACTAAATCGTAACCAAATGCCCCATACAATCCTAAATGCTCGTCTTCATCACTGGCGAAAGTCTGGAGAATTTCGCGGATGAGGGTAAAGGCGGAAGGTTGCTTGCTGCGTTCTTCTTCGGTAAAGAACTGTTTTGTGGGCTGAATTTCACCTGTGATGCAGTCATGATTGAGGCTGAGGAATTGTAGTTGCGATTGGGCTGATAATCGTTGTAACAAGGTTGGTAGTAGCACCTGACCACGAGAATTGAGTGAAGAGATGGTAAATGTGTTTTCTCTTGTTGTCAGTTGTATTGGGGGATTGATAAATCCTATAGCCCATCTTTTGTATCGCCCTGGATATTCGTAACTACTGGTAAATAAGCCTCCCCGCACTTGATTTAAGTGAAAGAGAATTTCATCTAGTGCAGTGTCCATTTTCACTTGGCTAGTGTTGCGAGTAACGTGCACATTACCAAGGGTGGTGTAAGTCAAGGATTCGCAGATCATAGTCTTTTCTTTTGTTGTGTGTTGGAGGAGTATAGCGCGAAGACTCACTTTCGTAAGTAGTTCATCACTATTTCACTATCTCAACAAGAAGAGTTTGACACTACAGCATAGGTAAAACAGCACCAATAATCTGCGATCGCTCCCAGATTATCGTCTACAGTTCTTGAAAATAGGGGTGAATTTAACTAATTACTATTTTGGTTTCCCTAATAAATATCTAGTTAAACCAGCCCCTAAAATATGAACCGTTTTGCAGAAGCAACTTCTTAGCTAAGATTACTCAATATTTGGCATTAAATATACGATCTATTTTTTGATAGACATATCTCTTTTTTCTTCCTTTACCTTTTTGTCTCTTTTTAACTTTAATATTTAATATTTTTTATTATGTTTAACGGCTTAAAATTATACCACATAATAGATAAAATGTTTTTTCTTACTGGCGTTATGTCTCAATACTTATCCCACGAACTTATACAAATCACATGGTTGAAATTTTCTATAGCAGCATTATTTCTAACTGATGTAACAAAGTATTGGATACACAAAGCTAGATTTATGTCTTAAATTAACTATTTATCTCTATAGATTATTGTTAATTTAAGCAGTAAAAATATTGTTATGTAAATTTTTGTTTCTCACTGGTCTTTGAGAATGAGGAGTAGGGACGCAAAGCTTTACGCCCCTACCTATGTGCCTGTATCAGGCATTCCGTGTAATTGTATGACTGGAAGGTTATATGTAAATCCATTGTAGTTTGTTAAAAGGTTATTGTCAGGTTAATAGCATGATTGCACTAGCTTTTTGAGCTTCACTTTTATGGCTAAATCAACTATTGTCAGCTTGTTTGTATTTTAAATCACATTATAAGTTAACAATTTATATGCCTTTTGAGAGATAGCCTGTAAATACTCAGATGGATGATATTAAACGAAGGTATCTCTATTGGCAGATGACTTGGTTTGTTCTCCATAGTTTAATCTCAGTTAAAATAAACTAATCAAAATTAATTTATGATTTAAACTATAAAAATTTTAACTATTATTGAAGCGACAAGATATGGCAATTAATTCAAAGCTAAATATTAAAAATTTTTTAGATAAAAATATTAAATATAAATATTAACTGTTTTTGTCCAGAATTTTAAATGAAGAATTGAAATTTATAGGAACTGGAGAAATACAGAAAATTGGCTGAACCACTAACCTGGAATCACAGGTTAGGTTGTAACCTCTGGTAGCCTGTAAAAATTGCCCAATATGTTTAAGCAAATCATTTGGACTCTTTCTGGAGTTTGATAACCTGTCATTTATACGAAATCAGGGAAGACTTAGCAATGAAATCTCATAAACCAGCCAAAGAGCTTCTGAGGAATGTAAATATTATTTGCTTGACGCAATTAACAATTCAATATTTGATTTAATTATTTAAGACAATGTTAATCTTTAGAAAATTGTCAATGCTTTAATTTTTTTGTTTAAGATATCCTTTTTGGTCTGAGAATTTTAGGTACTATTGATAGCTTGATTAACAGGAGTTAATAAGAAGATGAAATATGCCAATAATCAATTTACGTTAATTACTGGGCGGAATTAGGTGGTATCTACTACCTCTGGGTTAAAGGCATAGGATTTTGATGTATAACCGATACTTTATCTCTGGTAAGTGCAATGACCACCAATTTTAATGATGAAAGAATGTCCCATGAATCATCGAAAACAATTCTAGTAATTGAAGATGAGGCTGATACTCGCAATCTATTTTTAGTGGTGCTTGAGGCTAATGGTTATGATGCCATAGTGGCAGAAAATGGTGTTACAGGGATTCAACAGGCACATAAACATCTACCGGACTTAATTATCTGCGATATTATGATGCCTGACATGGATGGTTATAGTGTTTTAGATACTCTACGCCAAGACCCTTTAACAGCAATTATTCCCTTCATTTTTCTGACGGGAAACCAAGATAAAGCCAGTCTGCGTAAAGGTATGGAGTTGGGTGCAGATGATTATCTTACCAAACCTTCTACCATAGAAGAGATACTCAAAGCGATCGCCACCCGTTTAGAAAAGCAAGCTATCCTGAGATATTGGTATGCAGCGAAATCTCACGAACTTTCCGAAGCTTTGGCTGTAGAGTCTGAGTTAATTTTCCCTACTATTCCCCACCTCAAAGAAGTTTTTGATTACATAGAAGCTCATTATCATCAGGGAATTACATTATCAGATGTCGCTAGTGCTGTGGGTTATTCATCAGCTTATCTTACCAGTAGAGTTTCCAGAGAAACCGGAGATACCGTAAACGGCTGGATATTGAAACGACGCATGGCCGCAGCGCGTCCTTTACTCAAGGATACCAACAAAAGCATTGAACAAATTGCCACAGAGTTGGGTTATCAGAATGCTTGTCATTTCTCTCGCCAGTTCCGTCAATATCACGGTTTACCCCCCAAGGCTTGGAGAAAACAGCAACAGTCTCTCCAGTCTGGTAGAAGCTTGAAGCCACAACTAAATCAAACTTGTCCTCAAACAGAAAGGTGTTTAATTGCTAGTCGGGGTTAATTACTTTTAGGCTTTGTCAACTGCTGTATTAATAACTGTACAGCCAAAGCCAATAAACCAATCGTCACTATCCCAAATATCGCTGTCCCCAAAGCTACTACACCAACTACCAAGGTACGCACGGCAGAGGTTAAGTTGATAACTAACTGATTATCAGAATGGACAGGTTTTTTCGCAAAAGTTATGGCAATAGATATCATTAATTGATATAGAGCATATCCTAGTCCGCCAGACATCGCTGCGCCAGTGATACAGCGTAGGGGAGTTGGCGGAACCTGTGTCGGCGTATCTGTTTGTGGAGTTTGGTTCATAGTTATTAGTTATTAGTCATTGGTCATTGGTCATTAGTCAACAGTCCATAGTTAATTAATGTCTCCCTTGTCTTTTTTCTCTCCTGTTAACTGTCAACTGTCAACACTTTCACCCCATGTGCAATGGTGCGAGTTACAAATAATTCTAAATCTTCGTCGGGGATTGTTTGTCTTACTTGTTGCTTAATTTGTTGGGCTTGTTGTTGAGTTTCGCAAAGTGCAAATACTGAGGGGCCGGAACCGGACATCATGGTTCCTATAACTCCTGGTTGAGATGCAAACAACTCTCGTAGTTGCAAAACTTGGGGATAGGAAGGTAATACTACTTTCTCTAAATCATTATGCAGCTTTTGGGCGATCGCAATCGCATCTTTTTCGAGAATAGCTTTAACTATAGGCCCTGAATGGACTGCGGCGGCACGGGCTGCTAAATCGTTGGTATCGTGAAGATAGGTATGACCATATTCTTGCCGATAGGTTGTATACGCCCAAGCAGTGGAAACTTCCAAGCTGC
Above is a genomic segment from Nostoc sp. MS1 containing:
- a CDS encoding HetP family heterocyst commitment protein translates to MRQQEIYNSQNVKKINNEQVDQIIKSIIAGKYSWACVLLLRYSGYNPIDYIPYRTYIRLIKNNCLSGDNQERRRDSQEVLI
- a CDS encoding anthranilate synthase, which codes for MICESLTYTTLGNVHVTRNTSQVKMDTALDEILFHLNQVRGGLFTSSYEYPGRYKRWAIGFINPPIQLTTRENTFTISSLNSRGQVLLPTLLQRLSAQSQLQFLSLNHDCITGEIQPTKQFFTEEERSKQPSAFTLIREILQTFASDEDEHLGLYGAFGYDLVFQFEPIPQQIARPADQRDLVLYLPDELIVVDYYLQKAYRLQYEFAIEGGTTEQLPRTGQSIDYRGKRLLPNQSADHQPGEYAILVEQALDYFRRGDLFEVVPSQNFFTACEQSPAQLFQTLRQINPSPYGFLLNLGGEYLIGASPEMFVRVDGRRVETCPISGTITRGEDALGDAIQIRQLLNSHKDEAELTMCTDVDRNDKSRICEPGSVRVIGRRQIELYSHLIHTVDHVEGILRPEFDALDAFLSHTWAVTVTGAPKRAAMQFIEQHERSARRWYGGAVGYLGFNGNLNTGLTLRTIRLQDSIAEVRVGATVLYDSIPQAEEQETITKAAALFATIGRDTPGKSTKGSDRISHIVQNKRILLIDYEDSFVHTLANYIRTTGATVTTLRHGFAESYFDTERPDLVVLSPGPGRPSDFRVPEIVAALVRRQIPIFGVCLGLQGIVEAFGGELGVLNYPQHGKTAKISVTAPNSVLFQGLPVSFTVGRYHSLFAQPQTIPSVLQVTAVSEDDVIMAIEHQTLPIAAVQFHPESIMTLAGEVGLTIIQNVVQRYTQNLEASIGS
- a CDS encoding DNA-binding response regulator, with product MSHESSKTILVIEDEADTRNLFLVVLEANGYDAIVAENGVTGIQQAHKHLPDLIICDIMMPDMDGYSVLDTLRQDPLTAIIPFIFLTGNQDKASLRKGMELGADDYLTKPSTIEEILKAIATRLEKQAILRYWYAAKSHELSEALAVESELIFPTIPHLKEVFDYIEAHYHQGITLSDVASAVGYSSAYLTSRVSRETGDTVNGWILKRRMAAARPLLKDTNKSIEQIATELGYQNACHFSRQFRQYHGLPPKAWRKQQQSLQSGRSLKPQLNQTCPQTERCLIASRG
- a CDS encoding DUF3082 domain-containing protein, which encodes MNQTPQTDTPTQVPPTPLRCITGAAMSGGLGYALYQLMISIAITFAKKPVHSDNQLVINLTSAVRTLVVGVVALGTAIFGIVTIGLLALAVQLLIQQLTKPKSN